The Arachis hypogaea cultivar Tifrunner chromosome 19, arahy.Tifrunner.gnm2.J5K5, whole genome shotgun sequence genome has a window encoding:
- the LOC112775125 gene encoding RPM1-interacting protein 4 — protein sequence MTQRSHVPKFGNWESGDNVPYTAYFDKARKGRTGTKMINPNDPEENPDLSFDNSSSDQLPPVKLRADSEPPSGKGSARSSNELQKSNDDGNPKPFVDSPARQAGHGVGSADNRRRPSRQSTGSEYSIERSPLHRQARAPGRDSPSWEGKNSYDSSHGTPGRSRLRPANRGDETPDKGAAVPKFGEWDVSNPASADGYTHIFNKVREERQGGAGVTPGTPNQRPHLIRNQPSNDKPQCCCFWWSNK from the exons ATGACa CAACGTTCTCATGTACCAAAATTTGGCAATTGGGAAAGTGGAGATAATGTTCCTTATACAGCTTATTTTGACAAGGCCCGGAAAGGTCGAACAGGCACAAAGATGATAAACCCGAATGACCCTGAGGAGAATCCGGATTTATCATTTGATAATTCATCATCTGATCAGCTACCTCCGGTCAAACTGAGAGCTGATTCAGAGCCTCCATCTGGAAAGGGATCAGCGAGATCATCAAATGAGTTACAGAAGAGCAACGATGACGGTAATCCTAAGCCTTTTGTTGACTCTCCTGCTCGTCAAGCAGGCCATGGAGTAGGTTCTGCTGATAACCGCAGAAGACCTTCTAGACAAAGTACTGGTTCTGAATACAGCATTGAACGTTCTCCCCTTCATCGCCAGGCTAGAGCACCCGGCAGGGATAGTCCATCATGGGAAGGAAAGAATTCCTATGATAGCAGCCACGGAACACCAGGAAGATCTCGGTTAAGACCAGCCAATCGTGGCGATGAAACT CCTGACAAAGGAGCAGCTGTTCCAAAGTTTGGTGAGTGGGATGTTAGTAACCCTGCATCAGCTGATGGCTATACTCACATTTTTAACAAAGTGAGGGAGGAGAGACAGGGTGGGGCTGGAGTTACTCCAGGAACACCTAACCAGAGACCACACCTTATCCGGAACCAACCTAGCAATGACAAACCACAG TGTTGCTGCTTTTGGTGGAGCAACAAATGA